In a genomic window of Glycine max cultivar Williams 82 chromosome 13, Glycine_max_v4.0, whole genome shotgun sequence:
- the LOC100820233 gene encoding hydroxyproline O-arabinosyltransferase RDN2-like isoform X1 — translation MGRASSLLIIFLVLGSSFATYNVVTMIRHYGSSEGVAVNDGALFFDPITEMPDHVKNRKTSKVPFHVALTATDAPYNKWQCRVMYYWYKQQKKLPGSEMGGFTRILHSGNPDNLMDEIPTVVVDPLPAGLDRGYIVLNRPWAFVQWLEKTKIEEEYVLMAEPDHIFVRPLPNLAYGGHPAAFPFFYIRPDENEKIIRKFYPEELGPVTNVDPIGNSPVIIRKDLIAKIAPTWMNISLKMKEDPETDKAFGWVLEMYAYAVASALHGVRHILRKDFMLQPPWDLETNKKYIIHYTYGCDYNMKGELTYGKVGEWRFDKRSHLRGPPPKNLPLPPPGVPESVVTLVKMVNEASANIPNWDTS, via the exons ATGGGACGAGCTTCATcattacttataatttttttggttcttGGTTCTTCCTTTGCCACCTATAATGTGGTAACGATGATAAGGCACTACGGATCTTCAGAAGGTGTGGCTGTTAATGATGGTGCATTGTTTTTTGACCCTATTACTGAGATGCCTGATCATGTAAAGAATCGGAAGACATCTAAAGTGCCCTTTCATGTCGCGTTAACGGCGACGGATGCTCCATATAACAAATGGCAGTGCCGCGTCATGTATTACTGGTATAAACAACAAAAGAAGTTACCTGGGTCTGAGATGGGAGGATTCACGAGGATTCTACATTCTGGAAATCCTGACAACTTGATGGATGAAATTCCTACTGTTGTGGTTGATCCCCTTCCAGCAGGTTTGGATCGG GGATACATTGTTCTGAATAGGCCATGGGCCTTTGTTCAGTGGCTggaaaagactaaaatagaggaaga ATATGTGTTAATGGCAGAGCCCGATCACATATTTGTGCGTCCTCTGCCCAATCTGGCCTATGGAGGACATCCGGCtgcttttccatttttttacattagacCTGATGAGAATGAAAAAATCATAAGGAAGTTTTATCCTGAGGAGCTGGGACCAGTTACAAATGTTGATCCAATTGGAAATTCGCCTGTAATTATAAGAAAG gaTTTGATTGCAAAGATTGCCCCcacatggatgaatatttctttgaagatgaaagaGGATCCAGAGACTGATAAAGCTTTTGGATGGGTGCTAGAAAT GTATGCTTATGCTGTTGCATCTGCTCTGCATGGTGTGAGGCACATTCTGCGGAAAGACTTCATGCTGCAG CCCCCATGGGATCTTGAAACTAACAAGAAGTACATTATACATTACACTTACGGATGTGACTACAATATGAAG GGTGAATTGACTTATGGCAAAGTTGGTGAATGGAGATTTGACAAAAGGTCGCATCTACGAGGACCTCCACCAAAAAACTTGCCCCTGCCCCCACCAGGGGTTCCTGAAAGTGTG GTAACCCTTGTAAAGATGGTGAACGAGGCTAGTGCTAACATCCCAAATTGGGACACATCGTAA